From a region of the Gossypium raimondii isolate GPD5lz chromosome 10, ASM2569854v1, whole genome shotgun sequence genome:
- the LOC105776210 gene encoding delta-1-pyrroline-5-carboxylate synthase — translation MAEDSSRAFVKDVKRIVIKVGTAVVTRNDGRLALGRLGALCEQIKELNSQGYEIILVSSGAVGLGRQRLRYRRLVNSSFADLQKPQVELDGKACAAVGQNSLMALYDTLFSELDISSAQLLVTDSDFRDRDFRKQLNETVKSLLSLKVIPIFNENDAVSTRKAPYEDSSGIFWDNDSLAALLALELKADILVLLSDVEGLYSGPPSDPKSKLIHTYVKEKHQGEITFGDKSRVGRGGMTAKVKAAVNAAYAGIPVVITSGSAPENIIRVLQGQKIGTLFHQDAHLWEPTKEVDTREMAVAARESSRRLQALSSQERKKILLDIADALEANEKLITVENEADVAAAQQAGYEKSLISRLALKPGKIASLAKSIRVLANMEDPIGRVLKKTQLADGLILEKTSSPLGVLLIVFESRPDALVQIASLAIRSGNGLLLKGGKEAKRSNAILHKVITEAIPDIVGGKVIGLVTSRDEIPDLLKLDDVIDLVIPRGSNKLVSQIKSSTKIPVLGHADGICHVYVDKSANMDMAKRVVLDAKIDYPAACNAMETLLVHKALVTNGALNELIVDLRIQGVTLYGGPRASLLMNIPQARSFHHEYNSMECTVEIVDNVAAAIDHIHHHGSAHTDCIITEDQETAEIFLHQVDSAAVFHNASTRFCDGARFGLGAEVGISTSRIHARGPVGVEGLLTTRWILKGSGQVVDGDKGVIYTHKDIPINS, via the exons ATGGCTGAGGATAGTTCAAGAGCTTTTGTTAAAGACGTCAAGCGTATCGTCATTaag GTTGGGACTGCTGTTGTTACTCGAAATGATGGACGATTAGCACTTGGAAGATTAGGAGCACTATGTGAGCAG ATAAAAGAATTGAACTCTCAAGGATATGAGATCATTTTGGTGTCATCAGGTGCTGTTGGCTTAGGTCGCCAAAGGCTTAGATACAGGAGACTAGTCAACAGCAG TTTTGCTGATCTTCAGAAGCCACAAGTAGAACTTGATGGGAAGGCATGTGCAGCCGTTGGACAAAATAGTCTTATGGCTTTGTATGATACATTGTTCAGTGAG CTGGATATTTCATCAGCTCAACTTCTTGTAACAGACAGTGATTTTAGAGATAGAGATTTTAGAAAGCAACTAAATGAGACAGTGAAGTCTTTATTATCGTTGAAAGTTATTCCTATATTTAATGAAAACGATGCTGTCAGTACCAGGAAAGCTCCATACGAG GATTCTTCTGGTATATTTTGGGACAATGACAGTTTAGCAGCTCTACTCGCTCTGGAACTAAAAGCTGATATTCTTGTTTTATTGAGTGATGTTGAGGGTCTTTACAGTGGCCCTCCAAGCGATCCAAAATCAAAGCTAATCCACACATATGTTAAAGAAAAGCATCAGGGTGAGATTACCTTTGGAGACAAGTCAAGGGTAGGTAGAGGGGGTATGACTGCTAAAGTAAAAGCTGCTGTCAATGCAGCTTATGCTGGCATTCCTGTTGTTATCACCAG TGGAAGTGCTCCTGAGAACATAATAAGAGTCCTCCAAGGTCAAAAAATTGGTACTCTATTTCACCAGGATGCACATTTGTGGGAACCAACTAAAGAAGTCGATACCCGTGAAATGGCAGTTGCAGCAAGAGAAAGTTCCAGACGACTTCAG GCATTGTCCTCACAAGAGCGAAAAAAGATTTTATTAGACATAGCTGATGCCCTTGAAGCAAATGAAAAATTGATCACTGTTGAGAATGAAGCTGATGTAGCTGCTGCACAACAGGCTGGATATGAGAAATCCTTGATATCTCGACTAGCTCTGAAGCCTGGAAAG ATTGCAAGCCTTGCAAAGTCAATTCGTGTGCTTGCGAACATGGAAGACCCAATCGGCCGTGTTTTGAAGAAAACACAG CTTGCAGATGGActtattttagagaaaacctCAAGTCCTTTGGGTGttcttttgattgtttttgaatCTCGACCTGATGCGCTTGTACAG ATAGCCTCATTAGCTATCCGAAGTGGTAACGGGCTTCTCTTGAAAGGGGGAAAGGAGGCCAAGCGGTCCAATGCTATTTTGCATAAG GTAATAACTGAAGCCATTCCAGACATTGTTGGGGGTAAAGTTATTGGACTTGTAACTTCAAGAGATGAGATTCCTGATCTTTTAAAG CTTGATGACGTTATTGATCTTGTGATCCCACGAGGCAGCAACAAACTTGTTTCCCAAATCAAGAGTTCAACCAAAATTCCTGTTCTTGGTCATGCAG ATGGAATTTGCCATGTATATGTTGATAAGTCTGCTAATATGGATATGGCAAAGCGGGTTGTTTTGGATGCAAAAATAGATTACCCAGCTGCTTGCAATGCAATG GAAACTCTTCTTGTACACAAAGCTTTAGTGACAAACGGTGCACTTAATGAGCTAATTGTTGATCTTCGTATACAAG GTGTTACTTTATATGGTGGACCAAGGGCAAGTTTATTGATGAATATCCCACAAGCACGCTCTTTTCATCATGAATACAATTCAATGGAATGCACTGTTGAAATAGTGGACAATGTGGCTGCAGCCATAGATCACATCCATCACCATGGCAG TGCGCACACAGATTGTATCATCACTGAAGACCAAGAAACTGCAGAAATCTTCCTGCATCAAGTTGACAG CGCTGCTGTTTTCCACAATGCAAGCACAAGATTTTGTGATGGTGCTCGATTTGGTCTAGGCGCTGAG GTTGGGATAAGTACAAGTAGGATTCACGCTCGGGGTCCTGTTGGAGTTGAAGGATTGTTAACAACAAGATG GATTCTGAAAGGAAGTGGGCAGGTAGTAGATGGTGATAAAGGGGTCATTTACACCCACAAAGACATACctataaattcttga
- the LOC105776217 gene encoding uncharacterized protein At2g39795, mitochondrial has protein sequence MAFASVFRKSANALAPLAIRLTRVQRNYHSSIFRALNHGLQSQKPAVNRFYPNSFHLSTAVASKKPSSDESLIRVLESEIQFAEGDSSDQVVGTPSGFPFEVEDNPGTQTVTLTREYNGELIKVDVHMLDLNEDEQDEDEVEDNDGDNNNARIPFVVTVSKKDGPSLEFSCTALHDGIGIDSLSFRNPNPGDDELAYEGPDFNDLDENLQKGFYKYLEVRGIKPSTTNYLREYMADKDNREYLLWLKNLKKFVEE, from the exons ATGGCTTTCGCTTCGGTTTTCCGTAAATCAGCTAACGCGTTGGCTCCACTCGCGATTCGACTCACCCGAGTCCAGAGGAACTACCACTCTTCGATCTTCAGGGCTTTGAACCATGGGTTACAGTCTCAGAAACCGGCCGTTAACCGTTTTTACCCAAATAGCTTCCATTTATCTACCGCCGTTGCTTCCAAGAAACCCTCTTCTGATGAGTCTCTCATCCGAGTTCTTGAGTCCGAGATTCAGTTTGCTGAGGGTGATAGCTCTGATCAG GTTGTAGGAACTCCTAGTGGATTCCCTTTTGAAGTCGAAGATAACCCTGGGACTCAAACTGTAACATTGACAAGAGAATATAATGGTGAGCTCATAAAAGTTGATGTTCACATGCTTGATCTTAACGAAGACGAGCAAGATGAAGATGAAGTTGAAGACAATGATGGGGATAATAACAATGCTAGAATCCCGTTCGTTGTCACCGTTTCGAAGAAAGATGGTCCGAGTTTGGAGTTCAGTTGCACTGCTTTACATGATGGGATTGGAATCGACAGTTTGAGTTTTAGAAATCCAAACCCTGGGGATGATGAACTTGCTTATGAAGGCCCTGATTTCAA TGATTTGGATGAGAATTTGCAAAAGGGTTTTTACAAATACTTGGAGGTTAGAGGAATCAAGCCAAGTACAACAAATTACTTGCGTGAGTACATGGCCGATAAGGATAACAGAGAGTATCTTTTATGGTTGAAAAATCTCAAGAAATTTGTTGAAGAATGA
- the LOC105776216 gene encoding uncharacterized protein LOC105776216 isoform X1, whose amino-acid sequence MDESSFLNLPTSHLLGSVPSVINEEKKSSYAAPEASMQIFPPNNGSGRGYQTLEAPAESFEQQPPNNWKGVFNISSYTQYFNVDTDVVINRLISSFHPTAGDFFNKIEANPDLYGLIWITTTLVFMLSCFGNFATYLMQKHTDGTTTWSFDVGYVNVAASGIYGYAIAVPMAFYFLLQYLGSNASLIRFWCMWGYSLSIFMPTAFLLLIPVEFLRWIIILITGTASSCFVALNLRSYIEGGNDLTIIVIAAFLLQMALSIFIKVWFFP is encoded by the exons ATGGATGAATCATCGTTTTTAAATCTTCCAACCAGTCATTTACTCGGCTCAGTTCCC TCTGttataaatgaagaaaagaaatccTCATATGCAG cTCCTGAAGCAAGCATGCAAATTTTTCCTCCAAATAATGGTAGTGGCCGAGGTTATCAAACTCTTGAAGCTCCAGCTG AAAGCTTTGAACAACAACCACCAAACAACTGGAAGGGAGTGTTTAATATCTCATCCTACACACAGTATTTTAATGTGGATACAGATGTTGTAATAAACAGACTGATAAGTTCCTTTCATCCTACAGCTGGAGATTTTTTCAACAAGATCGAGGCTAACCCTGATTT GTATGGGCTTATCTGGATCACAACTACATTGGTTTTTATGCTTTCTTGCTTTGGAAACTTTGCCACGTACCTTATGCAAAAGCACACTGATGGGACTACTACTTGGAGCTTTGATGTTGGCTATGTAAATGTAGCAGCTTCTGGAATCTATGGTTATGCAATTGCGGTGCCAATGGCATTTTACTTCTTGCTTCAGTATCTGGGTTCAAATGCTAGCCTTATACGATTTTGGTGCATGTGGGGTTATTCTCTCTCCATTTTCATGCCCACTGCG TTCCTATTGCTTATTCCAGTTGAGTTTCTCCGATGGATAATTATACTAATTACTGGTACAGCTTCATCATGCTTTGTTGCTTTGAATTTAAGATCTTATATCGAAGGAGGGAATGATCTTACGATAATAGTGATTGCTGCATTCTTGTTGCAAATGGCCCTTTCAATCTTCATCAAGGTCTGGTTCTTTCCCTAA
- the LOC105776216 gene encoding uncharacterized protein LOC105776216 isoform X2, with product MQIFPPNNGSGRGYQTLEAPAESFEQQPPNNWKGVFNISSYTQYFNVDTDVVINRLISSFHPTAGDFFNKIEANPDLYGLIWITTTLVFMLSCFGNFATYLMQKHTDGTTTWSFDVGYVNVAASGIYGYAIAVPMAFYFLLQYLGSNASLIRFWCMWGYSLSIFMPTAFLLLIPVEFLRWIIILITGTASSCFVALNLRSYIEGGNDLTIIVIAAFLLQMALSIFIKVWFFP from the exons ATGCAAATTTTTCCTCCAAATAATGGTAGTGGCCGAGGTTATCAAACTCTTGAAGCTCCAGCTG AAAGCTTTGAACAACAACCACCAAACAACTGGAAGGGAGTGTTTAATATCTCATCCTACACACAGTATTTTAATGTGGATACAGATGTTGTAATAAACAGACTGATAAGTTCCTTTCATCCTACAGCTGGAGATTTTTTCAACAAGATCGAGGCTAACCCTGATTT GTATGGGCTTATCTGGATCACAACTACATTGGTTTTTATGCTTTCTTGCTTTGGAAACTTTGCCACGTACCTTATGCAAAAGCACACTGATGGGACTACTACTTGGAGCTTTGATGTTGGCTATGTAAATGTAGCAGCTTCTGGAATCTATGGTTATGCAATTGCGGTGCCAATGGCATTTTACTTCTTGCTTCAGTATCTGGGTTCAAATGCTAGCCTTATACGATTTTGGTGCATGTGGGGTTATTCTCTCTCCATTTTCATGCCCACTGCG TTCCTATTGCTTATTCCAGTTGAGTTTCTCCGATGGATAATTATACTAATTACTGGTACAGCTTCATCATGCTTTGTTGCTTTGAATTTAAGATCTTATATCGAAGGAGGGAATGATCTTACGATAATAGTGATTGCTGCATTCTTGTTGCAAATGGCCCTTTCAATCTTCATCAAGGTCTGGTTCTTTCCCTAA